A single region of the Gammaproteobacteria bacterium genome encodes:
- the mnmA gene encoding tRNA 2-thiouridine(34) synthase MnmA, protein MSNPLRITVAMSGGVDSSVTALLLKEQGHQICGLFMKNWDNEDPDSPCTAEIDLADAIAVADKLGIDIDGENFAAEYREHVFTHFISEHRAGRTPNPDILCNKEIKFKVFLNHALARGADKVATGHYARIDCVDNCYRLLKGLDGNKDQSYFLYTLGQYELSHSLFPIGELEKKVVRELAADAEFDNHNKKDSTGICFIGERDFRPFLKRYISPQPGVIQTIEGETLGKHEGLMFYTLGQRQGLGIGGIAKNSGEPWYVVDKELQNNILLIAQGHNHPRLFHQHLSADTLHWVSGEAPPLPLSCSAKIRYRQNDQTCHLRHDNKLGLVVDFDEPQRAITPGQAIVFYQDDVCLGGGTIVSKWN, encoded by the coding sequence ATGTCAAACCCTTTACGCATTACCGTGGCCATGTCTGGCGGCGTCGATTCTTCAGTCACTGCGTTATTGCTGAAGGAACAAGGCCACCAGATTTGCGGTTTATTTATGAAAAATTGGGACAACGAAGATCCTGATTCCCCTTGCACGGCTGAAATCGATCTGGCCGATGCCATCGCTGTTGCCGACAAGTTAGGCATTGACATCGACGGCGAAAACTTCGCTGCAGAATATCGCGAACATGTGTTTACACATTTTATTAGCGAACATCGTGCGGGCCGCACACCCAACCCTGATATTTTGTGCAATAAAGAAATCAAGTTTAAAGTTTTTCTCAATCACGCTCTCGCCCGCGGTGCCGACAAGGTAGCCACCGGGCATTATGCGCGAATTGATTGTGTCGATAACTGCTATCGTCTACTCAAAGGCCTGGATGGCAATAAAGACCAAAGCTATTTTCTCTACACCCTGGGACAATATGAACTCAGCCACAGTCTGTTCCCGATTGGCGAACTCGAAAAAAAAGTCGTGCGTGAACTAGCGGCTGATGCTGAATTTGACAACCACAATAAAAAAGACAGTACTGGCATTTGCTTTATTGGTGAACGCGATTTTCGCCCTTTTTTAAAACGTTATATTTCACCCCAGCCTGGGGTTATACAAACTATCGAAGGCGAAACGCTGGGTAAACATGAAGGGCTGATGTTTTATACCTTAGGTCAACGCCAAGGCCTCGGCATAGGTGGCATTGCCAAAAATAGTGGTGAACCTTGGTATGTCGTCGATAAAGAGTTGCAAAATAATATCTTATTGATTGCGCAGGGACATAATCACCCACGTTTATTTCATCAACATTTAAGTGCGGATACCCTGCACTGGGTTAGCGGTGAAGCACCACCATTACCGTTAAGCTGCTCTGCCAAAATCCGCTATCGTCAAAACGATCAAACTTGCCATTTGCGACATGACAATAAGCTTGGTCTAGTGGTGGATTTTGATGAACCACAACGTGCGATCACACCAGGACAAGCGATCGTTTTTTATCAAGATGATGTTTGTCTGGGTGGTGGTACTATCGTTTCAAAATGGAATTAA
- the hflD gene encoding high frequency lysogenization protein HflD: MINHSEENRIIALAGAFQAIDAVKQLAHFGNCETALIETALHSLFQTHPDNASDVFNGQQNVQQGLITFIRQFGNDNSKRDIEITRYAVNLLALEKRLYKNKSLQEQVFKGIEQAKEQAKFFSPTHENVIANLAGLYRDTISKLGPKIMINGQDGHLNQQYNANRVRMLLLAGIRACVLWRHCGGNRFQFIIGRKRMLDAANRVLEAIPDNPTSPPKNL, translated from the coding sequence TTGATTAATCATAGCGAAGAAAACCGTATCATTGCTCTGGCCGGTGCCTTCCAGGCCATCGATGCCGTCAAACAATTAGCCCATTTTGGCAACTGTGAGACTGCGCTGATTGAAACAGCATTACACAGCCTGTTTCAAACGCATCCCGATAACGCTAGTGATGTATTCAATGGCCAGCAAAATGTACAACAAGGGCTAATCACCTTTATTCGCCAATTTGGCAATGACAACAGCAAACGTGATATTGAAATCACACGTTACGCAGTGAACCTGCTCGCACTGGAAAAACGTCTATATAAAAATAAATCATTACAAGAGCAAGTTTTTAAAGGTATCGAGCAAGCCAAAGAGCAAGCAAAATTCTTCTCGCCAACCCATGAAAACGTCATTGCCAATTTGGCTGGCCTGTATCGTGACACTATCAGTAAACTCGGCCCCAAGATTATGATTAACGGTCAAGACGGACATCTTAACCAACAATATAACGCCAACCGTGTACGCATGCTATTACTCGCCGGTATTCGTGCCTGTGTCTTATGGCGCCACTGTGGTGGCAATCGATTTCAGTTTATAATCGGTCGTAAACGTATGCTGGATGCTGCCAACCGTGTATTGGAAGCAATACCCGATAACCCTACAAGTCCACCAAAAAACCTCTAA
- the icd gene encoding NADP-dependent isocitrate dehydrogenase — translation MAYDKITVPSGEVLGISGSGKLQVPANPIVPFIEGDGIGVDITPVMRKVVDAAVSKAYGDDKKISWMEIYAGEKATKVYGDDVWLPEETIAAMREYKIAIKGPLTTPVGGGIRSLNVAMRQQLDLYVCMRPIRYFDGTPSPLREPENTDMVIFRENSEDIYAGIEWEAGSDDVKRVIQFLQDEMGVTNIRFPETSGIGIKPVSVEGTQRLVRKAIQYAIDNDRDSVTLVHKGNIMKFTEGGFKIWGYELAKSEFGAKEIDGGPWCTMKNPRTGGEIIIKDVIADAFLQQILLQPKEYSVIATLNLNGDYISDALAAQVGGIGIAPGANLSDSIGLFEATHGTAPDYAGQNKANPSSLILSAEMMLRYMGWTQAADGIISGITGAIAAKAVTIDLQRLMPDGTLLSCSDYAQAVIDNM, via the coding sequence ATGGCGTATGACAAAATTACGGTACCGTCTGGTGAAGTGCTAGGTATAAGCGGCTCTGGCAAGCTACAGGTGCCCGCAAACCCGATTGTGCCATTTATTGAGGGCGATGGTATCGGTGTTGACATCACACCAGTGATGCGCAAGGTGGTCGATGCAGCAGTCAGCAAAGCCTATGGCGATGACAAGAAAATCTCATGGATGGAAATTTATGCCGGGGAGAAGGCCACCAAAGTCTATGGTGATGATGTCTGGCTGCCAGAAGAAACCATAGCGGCTATGCGCGAATATAAAATTGCCATTAAAGGGCCATTAACGACCCCGGTGGGTGGTGGTATTCGTTCGCTTAATGTTGCCATGCGCCAGCAGTTGGATCTCTATGTTTGTATGCGCCCTATACGTTATTTCGACGGCACGCCGAGTCCGCTGCGCGAGCCGGAAAATACTGATATGGTTATTTTTCGTGAGAACTCTGAAGATATCTATGCTGGTATCGAATGGGAGGCTGGTAGCGATGACGTAAAACGTGTCATTCAGTTTTTGCAAGATGAAATGGGTGTCACTAACATTCGTTTTCCCGAAACATCGGGTATTGGTATTAAACCGGTATCGGTTGAAGGCACACAACGTCTGGTACGCAAAGCCATTCAATACGCGATTGATAATGACCGTGATTCAGTCACCTTGGTACACAAAGGTAACATCATGAAGTTTACCGAAGGTGGCTTTAAGATATGGGGTTATGAACTGGCCAAGAGTGAGTTTGGTGCAAAAGAGATCGACGGTGGCCCATGGTGTACGATGAAAAACCCGCGCACGGGTGGTGAGATAATCATCAAAGATGTGATTGCTGATGCCTTTTTGCAGCAGATTTTATTACAACCCAAGGAATACAGCGTTATCGCCACACTGAACCTTAATGGGGATTATATTTCCGATGCGTTGGCTGCCCAGGTAGGCGGTATTGGCATTGCGCCAGGGGCGAACTTATCGGATAGTATCGGACTATTTGAAGCCACACACGGTACTGCACCTGACTATGCTGGCCAGAATAAGGCCAACCCGAGTTCGCTGATTTTGTCAGCCGAAATGATGCTGCGTTATATGGGTTGGACGCAAGCTGCTGATGGCATTATTAGTGGTATTACGGGTGCTATTGCAGCCAAGGCGGTGACTATCGATCTGCAACGTCTGATGCCGGATGGAACCTTGCTGAGTTGTTCAGATTACGCACAGGCCGTGATTGATAATATGTAA
- the clpS gene encoding ATP-dependent Clp protease adapter ClpS, producing MPDDKRLIGNDDGDGLALQEAKPKLKKPPLFKVLLLNDDYTPMEFVTKVLQSYFGMNEEQSTQVMLHVHTRGQGVCGVFTRDIAETKVVQVSELARDNEHPLKCVMKEA from the coding sequence ATGCCTGACGATAAGCGACTCATTGGTAACGATGATGGCGATGGTTTGGCTTTACAAGAGGCGAAACCAAAACTTAAAAAGCCACCACTTTTTAAAGTGTTGCTATTAAACGACGATTATACTCCTATGGAGTTTGTCACTAAGGTGTTGCAGAGCTACTTTGGTATGAACGAAGAGCAGTCAACACAGGTGATGTTACATGTGCATACACGTGGTCAAGGTGTTTGTGGTGTTTTTACACGAGACATTGCCGAAACTAAAGTTGTTCAAGTCAGTGAGCTTGCCCGTGATAACGAACACCCACTGAAATGTGTGATGAAAGAAGCCTGA